The region GAAGAGCCACAGCGCGAGGGTGTAGTCCCCGGCCGCGACGTCGAGGTCCTGCTCGATCCCCGTGTTGAGCGGGCCGTTCCCGGAGCCGAGCACGACGTACCAGTCGCCGGTGCGGGCGAAGTCGGGGCCGCCGGCGGGGGGTCCGAAGATGGGGTTGCCGCCGAGGTAGGCGCCGTTGGTCGGGGTCCAGAACGTCGTGACGCGGCCGCCCTCGAACGAGGGATCGGCGACGATACCGCCGCCGCGTTGGTCGTCCGCCGTACCGTTGTCATCGACCGAAGTGATGGTCAGCGACTGGAAATCCAAGAGCTGGCCTGCTTGGCGCGCGGACTGAGCCGATGCCGGGCTCGATGCGAGCAGCAACGTGGCGAGCAGGGCGAGCGTGGTGATGGGGGTGAGGGTGTAACGCAGTAACAATCGTATGCGCATGGTAGGGGCTGGGATAGGTTGATGTGGGGGGCCGGGGTCTGGTGCTGCCGCAGCCCGAAGGGTAAGGCGAGGGGCCAAAATAAACGACTCCTCATTACCGTAGGGCTCTAATGTACATCGGCCCTGCCGGCAAGTTGCCGGCAAAGCTGATTTGCGCGTAGGTCCCGTGAATCCGCCCTCGGTGGTGTCCCCGGACGTTCCCTTCAGCACCTAGACGCCCGCGCCGATGGGCCTGCCCATGCGCACCGTCGTGCCGGGAGCTAGCCCCGCGTCGAGCCGCACGCGGTCCTTCTCGAACGCGAGTACGACGCTGCTCCCGAGCAGGAAACGCCCAATCTCCGCCCCCTTCTCGAATGTGAGGTCGTGCTTCGTGATCAGCTGCTCCCGATAGGGTGAGCGGGGGCCGGCCCAAACCGTCTCGATGCTCGCCACGACGAGGGCCCCCACCATCACGACGAGCATGGTGCCGAAGGCCGTCTCGAACTCCATCACCAGTCGCTCGTTGACGGCGAACAGCCCCTCGACCCCGGCCTCCGTCGCGGCGTTGACCGAGAACAGCTTGCCGGGGATGGCGACGGTCCGCGTCAGCCGCCCAGCGAGCGGGAGGTGGACCCGGTGGTAATCGCTCGGCGAGAGGTAGATGGTCGCAAACGCGCCGCCTTCGAACTCCGGCCCGGCGCAGGTGTCAGCGAGTGCCTGGAACGAGTAGCGGACGCCTTTGGCCTGGAGCAGTTCACCGCGCTCGATGGTCCCGGTCTGGCTGACGACGCCGTCGGCCGGGCTCACGACCGAGTGCGGAGCGGCGTCGATGGGCCGGGCGTCTGGAGCGAGGGAGCGGGTAAAGAAATCGTTGAAGGAGCGGTAGCTCGCGAGGTTGGGCCGTTCGGCCTCGGCCATGTTCACTCCGTAGGCTCGGGCAAAGGC is a window of Rhodothermales bacterium DNA encoding:
- the asd gene encoding archaetidylserine decarboxylase (Phosphatidylserine decarboxylase is synthesized as a single chain precursor. Generation of the pyruvoyl active site from a Ser is coupled to cleavage of a Gly-Ser bond between the larger (beta) and smaller (alpha chains). It is an integral membrane protein.) yields the protein MSTFVRLQHVLPQHLISRAAGALASSEARWLRGPLIRAFARAYGVNMAEAERPNLASYRSFNDFFTRSLAPDARPIDAAPHSVVSPADGVVSQTGTIERGELLQAKGVRYSFQALADTCAGPEFEGGAFATIYLSPSDYHRVHLPLAGRLTRTVAIPGKLFSVNAATEAGVEGLFAVNERLVMEFETAFGTMLVVMVGALVVASIETVWAGPRSPYREQLITKHDLTFEKGAEIGRFLLGSSVVLAFEKDRVRLDAGLAPGTTVRMGRPIGAGV